In the Campylobacteraceae bacterium genome, one interval contains:
- a CDS encoding YbhB/YbcL family Raf kinase inhibitor-like protein: protein MNVKFKKLILGLSLTICSSSIFAEGFTLKSKDLRGQTSMKQVFNGFGCKGDNISPQLSWENAPKGTKSFAITMYDKDAPTGSGWWHWLVFDIDKNTSNIATNASARNTLPQNSIESKNDYSTTNFGGSCPPKGDKTHMYLTTIYALDVATLGLDNKTNPALVGYMINAHTLKKSSLVTYYKR, encoded by the coding sequence ATGAACGTAAAATTTAAAAAATTAATTTTAGGGCTTTCTCTTACAATATGTAGCTCAAGCATCTTTGCAGAAGGTTTTACTTTAAAAAGTAAAGATTTAAGAGGTCAAACCTCAATGAAACAGGTGTTTAATGGTTTTGGATGTAAAGGAGATAATATTTCTCCTCAATTGTCTTGGGAAAATGCACCCAAAGGAACTAAAAGTTTTGCTATTACTATGTATGACAAAGACGCTCCTACTGGAAGTGGTTGGTGGCATTGGTTGGTTTTTGACATTGATAAAAATACCAGCAATATAGCTACAAATGCGAGTGCAAGAAATACTCTTCCACAAAATAGTATAGAAAGTAAAAATGATTACAGCACAACTAATTTTGGTGGTTCTTGTCCTCCCAAAGGAGATAAAACACATATGTACCTAACTACTATTTATGCACTTGATGTAGCTACCTTAGGTTTAGATAATAAAACGAATCCTGCTTTAGTTGGTTATATGATTAATGCTCACACCCTTAAAAAAAGTTCACTTGTGACATATTACAAACGATAA
- a CDS encoding helix-turn-helix transcriptional regulator → MTYIVPNTFIENKDVKLRAIDDLYYLDYSTQKKNDFISFRTTMHCFIVLLEGSKVIHFKDQDFAVEENEVCFLTQNNYFMSERLAKNAQYKSLVIYFDDRFIFEFLKKYKIEVTATTEKDIVKVQSLNDKFLKNSIDVLQEYVKQNLDENILKLKIEEIILHSLRTNKMAFLAYLNAIKLSSGSRNKFILESNLDLIQNLDDMCKLVRMSPNQLRNYIKQEYKLSPKVWLDKKRLEQASMMLKNTDKTISQIASDIGYSTVSWFISQFKKHYSITPKEFRYKT, encoded by the coding sequence TTGACTTATATCGTTCCTAATACTTTTATAGAAAATAAAGATGTTAAGCTAAGAGCAATAGATGATTTATATTATTTAGATTATAGTACACAGAAAAAGAATGATTTTATTTCTTTTAGAACTACCATGCATTGTTTTATTGTTCTACTAGAGGGTTCAAAAGTAATACATTTTAAAGATCAAGATTTTGCTGTTGAAGAAAATGAAGTATGTTTTTTAACACAAAATAACTATTTTATGAGTGAAAGACTGGCAAAAAATGCCCAGTATAAATCCCTTGTAATATATTTTGATGATAGATTTATTTTTGAATTTCTAAAAAAATATAAGATTGAAGTCACTGCTACAACAGAAAAAGATATTGTAAAAGTACAGAGCTTAAATGATAAATTCTTAAAAAACAGTATTGATGTTTTGCAAGAGTATGTTAAACAAAATTTAGATGAAAATATTTTAAAACTCAAAATAGAAGAAATTATTTTACACAGCCTTAGAACAAATAAAATGGCTTTTTTAGCGTATTTAAATGCAATAAAACTTAGCAGTGGAAGTAGAAATAAGTTTATTCTTGAATCAAATCTTGATTTAATTCAAAATCTTGATGATATGTGTAAACTAGTAAGAATGAGTCCCAATCAACTAAGAAACTATATCAAACAAGAATATAAATTAAGTCCAAAAGTATGGTTGGATAAAAAAAGATTAGAACAAGCGTCTATGATGTTAAAAAATACCGATAAAACAATAAGCCAAATAGCAAGCGATATTGGTTACTCCACTGTATCTTGGTTTATTTCTCAATTTAAAAAACACTACAGTATTACTCCTAAAGAATTCCGATATAAAACGTAA
- a CDS encoding DMT family transporter, with translation MRETKLGIAAGLFTIFAWASAGIFINLLDTLPILLIVGIRLSVSLFALFFIVFFLKKNIRKYLSELNNYRTWLLGFVLFLCYLFGTLAFALAPVGEVTILMTTSPLFVILYKYLRKEKITAFEIIGVILAFLGVLLITFNEITFKDFLASSRLLGDALALLVSLLFALYAIIYKAMNEKNKAPHSFSIAFATFFMGIVLLLFFIDTFWENNISALSNSNVGYLLAISIFSTALPTITYSLASKYLKPIQTTSILLLEPFIAIGLAVIFIKEIPSIFIVPGFVFILLGLFFIIKKKKEKT, from the coding sequence ATGAGAGAGACAAAATTAGGAATAGCAGCAGGACTTTTTACAATATTTGCATGGGCATCTGCAGGAATATTTATAAACTTATTAGATACTTTACCTATATTGTTAATTGTAGGAATACGCTTGAGTGTTTCTTTATTTGCACTTTTTTTTATTGTATTTTTTTTAAAGAAAAATATTCGTAAGTATTTAAGTGAACTAAACAATTACAGAACATGGTTATTGGGTTTTGTATTGTTTTTATGTTATTTATTTGGAACTCTGGCATTTGCTTTAGCTCCTGTAGGAGAAGTTACTATTCTTATGACCACTTCACCTTTATTTGTTATTTTATATAAATACTTAAGAAAAGAAAAAATCACGGCTTTTGAAATTATTGGCGTAATACTTGCTTTTTTAGGAGTATTATTAATCACTTTTAATGAAATCACTTTCAAAGATTTTCTTGCTTCTTCTAGACTTTTAGGAGATGCACTTGCTCTTTTAGTCTCTTTGTTATTTGCTTTATATGCTATTATTTATAAAGCTATGAATGAAAAAAATAAAGCCCCCCATTCTTTTAGTATTGCTTTTGCTACTTTTTTTATGGGAATAGTATTACTGCTTTTTTTTATAGATACTTTTTGGGAGAATAATATAAGTGCTTTATCAAACTCGAATGTCGGATATTTACTTGCTATTTCAATATTTTCAACTGCTCTTCCTACTATTACTTATAGCCTTGCCTCAAAATATTTAAAACCCATACAAACAACAAGTATTTTATTATTAGAGCCTTTTATTGCAATAGGCTTAGCCGTGATATTTATTAAAGAAATACCAAGTATTTTTATTGTTCCAGGATTTGTTTTTATTTTATTGGGTTTATTTTTTATAATAAAGAAAAAAAAAGAGAAAACTTAA
- a CDS encoding helix-turn-helix transcriptional regulator, with protein MEHKIFKNKNLPFVELRYAQVVRGCSKSHTHELITIIAIKEGKVNLILNKKEEILNNKTIAFLNPNTAHCIEVLDKKSFGDYVLHLDKSWCAKLQKELFSNDDYLPLQKVLLNTKNINKNFLVLCNKLLSTDSSLEKERDLVVFMKTLFLDFLSVSKPEKNNTTSKAQKIKDYLDENIEDNLSLKELSLEFLISEVHIIRLFKKEFDLSIHSYLLNKKVHKARELLGSKETILNIALQSGFYDQSHLNKAFKRVFSLTPKEYQDNILKC; from the coding sequence GTGGAACATAAAATATTTAAGAATAAAAACTTGCCTTTTGTAGAGTTGCGTTATGCCCAAGTGGTAAGAGGATGTTCTAAAAGCCATACCCATGAGCTTATCACTATAATTGCTATTAAAGAAGGAAAAGTAAATTTAATTCTAAATAAAAAAGAAGAAATACTCAATAATAAAACAATTGCATTTTTGAATCCCAATACGGCTCATTGTATAGAGGTACTTGATAAAAAATCTTTCGGAGATTATGTGCTTCATTTAGATAAAAGTTGGTGTGCAAAACTTCAAAAAGAATTATTCTCTAATGATGATTATCTTCCTTTGCAAAAAGTTTTACTTAATACAAAAAATATTAACAAGAACTTCCTTGTGCTTTGCAATAAACTTTTAAGTACGGATTCTTCTTTAGAAAAAGAACGTGACCTAGTTGTTTTTATGAAGACATTATTCTTAGATTTTTTGTCTGTTTCAAAACCAGAAAAAAACAATACAACAAGTAAAGCACAAAAAATAAAAGATTATCTTGATGAAAATATAGAAGATAACTTATCCTTAAAAGAACTTTCTTTAGAGTTTTTGATTAGTGAAGTTCATATAATACGCTTGTTTAAAAAAGAATTTGATTTAAGCATTCATTCATATCTCTTGAATAAAAAAGTACATAAAGCAAGAGAGCTTTTAGGAAGTAAAGAAACGATATTAAATATTGCTTTGCAAAGTGGGTTTTATGATCAAAGTCATTTAAATAAAGCCTTTAAACGTGTCTTTTCACTCACCCCTAAAGAGTATCAAGACAATATACTAAAATGTTAA
- a CDS encoding BCCT family transporter, giving the protein MEEKIKYRLGQDNIRKFGLDMHNPVFIISAILILVFVIGTIASPKEAKEILDGAKWWSINHFDWLFMLSGNIFVVFCLALIVLPVGKIRLGGEDAKPEFSRFSWFSMLFAAGMGIGLMYWSVAEPVAYYTSWWHTPLNVLPNTPEAKELAMAATMFHWGLHPWAIYAVVGLALAFFSYNKKLPLTMRSVFYPLLKERIWGWPGHIIDILAVFATIFGLATSLGLGAQQVSSGLNFLFGIEKGVNTEIYIILAITALAVVSVVRGLEGGVKVLSKFNIILALILLVFIILVGPTLLIITGVGTTLSDYASNIFALSNFVGREDSEWYHGWTVFYWAWWIAWSPFVGMFIARVSKGRTVREFLIAVLLIPTFVTSIWMSTFGLTALDQVIGKVGALSNGITDKSLAMFQMLENLPFSSITSFIAILLVIVFFVTSSDSGSLVIDSITAGGKQDAPVAQRVFWALTEGFVAIALLYVGGADALSALQAGSITTALPFTVILLIMTYSLYRGLQSELKTK; this is encoded by the coding sequence ATGGAAGAAAAAATAAAATACAGGCTTGGCCAGGACAATATTAGAAAGTTTGGTCTTGATATGCATAATCCGGTATTTATTATAAGTGCTATATTAATTTTAGTATTTGTAATAGGTACTATTGCTTCTCCTAAAGAAGCAAAAGAAATATTAGATGGAGCTAAATGGTGGTCAATCAATCATTTTGATTGGTTATTTATGTTATCAGGAAACATTTTTGTAGTGTTTTGTTTGGCATTAATTGTTTTACCTGTTGGTAAAATACGACTTGGAGGAGAAGACGCAAAACCTGAATTTTCAAGATTTTCATGGTTTTCTATGCTTTTTGCTGCGGGTATGGGAATTGGGCTTATGTATTGGTCCGTAGCTGAACCAGTAGCTTATTATACTTCATGGTGGCATACGCCTTTAAATGTGCTTCCAAATACACCAGAAGCAAAAGAATTAGCAATGGCTGCAACTATGTTTCACTGGGGTTTACATCCTTGGGCGATATATGCGGTAGTGGGATTAGCTTTAGCATTCTTTTCTTATAATAAAAAACTTCCTTTGACAATGAGATCAGTATTTTATCCTTTATTAAAAGAGCGAATTTGGGGTTGGCCAGGACATATAATTGATATACTTGCCGTATTTGCAACTATTTTTGGACTTGCTACTTCTTTAGGATTAGGAGCGCAACAAGTTTCTTCTGGTCTTAATTTTTTATTTGGTATTGAAAAAGGAGTAAACACTGAAATCTATATTATTTTAGCAATTACTGCTTTAGCTGTTGTTTCAGTGGTACGTGGTTTAGAGGGTGGGGTTAAAGTATTAAGTAAATTTAATATTATTCTTGCTTTGATACTGCTTGTATTTATTATTCTTGTTGGTCCTACTTTATTAATCATTACAGGAGTTGGCACAACACTTAGTGATTATGCTTCAAATATTTTTGCTTTAAGTAATTTTGTAGGACGAGAAGATAGCGAATGGTATCATGGCTGGACAGTATTTTACTGGGCATGGTGGATTGCGTGGTCTCCTTTTGTAGGAATGTTTATTGCAAGAGTTTCAAAAGGTAGAACAGTAAGAGAATTTTTAATTGCCGTTTTATTAATTCCTACTTTTGTAACTTCTATTTGGATGAGTACCTTTGGATTAACGGCACTTGACCAAGTAATTGGAAAAGTAGGTGCATTAAGTAATGGTATTACTGATAAATCCTTAGCAATGTTTCAAATGTTAGAAAACCTTCCATTTTCAAGTATCACATCATTTATTGCAATTTTATTAGTAATTGTATTTTTTGTAACTTCCTCTGATTCTGGATCTTTAGTAATTGACAGTATTACCGCAGGTGGAAAACAAGATGCTCCAGTAGCGCAAAGAGTTTTTTGGGCGCTTACGGAAGGTTTTGTTGCCATTGCACTCTTATACGTAGGTGGGGCAGATGCACTAAGTGCCCTACAAGCAGGTTCAATTACTACAGCTTTACCTTTTACTGTCATTTTATTAATTATGACCTATAGCCTTTACAGAGGTTTACAGTCTGAATTAAAAACAAAATAA
- a CDS encoding redoxin domain-containing protein, whose amino-acid sequence MKNKLKKYFKESIIFIVVLTIVLNALSYYRSLDLNKNNLEENHFTLLDNSKYFVKKDKPLLVHFWATWCPTCSFEASNIEALSKDYEVITIAVQSGSKKEIEKYLEENNLSFRVVNDEDAYYSRKFNIQAFPTSFIYDKNKVLKFTEVGYTTKAGLYSRMALSK is encoded by the coding sequence GTGAAAAACAAATTAAAAAAATATTTTAAAGAAAGTATTATCTTTATTGTTGTCCTTACCATTGTATTAAATGCTTTAAGTTATTATCGTTCACTTGATTTAAATAAAAATAATCTTGAAGAAAACCATTTTACTCTTCTTGATAATAGTAAATATTTTGTTAAAAAAGACAAACCACTACTTGTTCATTTTTGGGCTACTTGGTGCCCTACTTGTAGTTTTGAAGCTTCCAATATTGAAGCACTTTCAAAAGATTATGAGGTAATTACTATTGCAGTGCAATCAGGCAGTAAAAAAGAAATAGAAAAATACTTAGAGGAGAACAACTTATCTTTTAGAGTAGTAAATGACGAAGATGCTTATTATTCACGTAAATTTAATATTCAAGCTTTTCCCACTTCTTTTATTTATGACAAAAATAAAGTCTTAAAATTTACAGAAGTGGGATATACGACTAAAGCCGGTTTATATTCTAGAATGGCATTAAGTAAATAA
- a CDS encoding RidA family protein — protein sequence MIKRVRGKYTGRNKSSKYKDLVFTVATSSDLSLDIEGQTKLTLETIENNLNELNSNKEQILSAQVFIANMKDKNKMDAIWTQWIGTNPDHWPQRACLGVDLEGNTLIEVTVTAVTSIIE from the coding sequence ATGATAAAAAGAGTTAGAGGTAAATATACGGGAAGAAATAAATCTTCCAAATATAAAGATTTGGTTTTCACTGTTGCAACATCATCTGATTTAAGTCTTGATATAGAAGGTCAGACAAAATTAACCCTAGAAACAATTGAAAATAATTTAAATGAACTAAATTCCAATAAAGAACAAATATTAAGTGCACAAGTATTTATAGCAAATATGAAAGATAAAAATAAAATGGATGCGATTTGGACACAATGGATAGGGACGAACCCAGACCATTGGCCGCAAAGAGCTTGTTTGGGTGTAGACTTAGAAGGAAATACTCTAATAGAAGTAACTGTTACAGCTGTTACTTCTATTATTGAATAG
- a CDS encoding hybrid sensor histidine kinase/response regulator — MEKFSILLLDDVEQNIYTLKMMIEDSFDLDIYTALNAQDAIELLMKKPVDLILSDIQMPDIDGFEFLEYLKGIEQTKNIPVIFITGIFDNSEYKKRGYELGAIEYISKPIDDILLSSKLKVYIDLFDSQKQQSLELHKKDEILLHQSKMATMGEMIGVISHQLKQPLNVISLYCSDIKLSHEYNEINDDFVKEFDINTKKQIHFMNDTINGFMNFFNPDKVKKEFLLKNAFDETIELLSSQFKNNNINIHCHITDQKVYGVETELEQVFLNLLINSKDAFIEKDIKNREIHINALTKDAYTVVIFEDNAGGIKEENIEKIFDPYFTNKEKGTGTGLYLVKLIVQTSFQGKVKVQNIVSGLKFIFLLANKKD; from the coding sequence ATGGAAAAATTCTCTATTCTTTTACTTGACGATGTGGAACAAAATATTTATACCTTAAAAATGATGATTGAAGATAGTTTCGATTTAGATATTTATACAGCACTTAATGCTCAAGATGCTATCGAATTGTTAATGAAGAAACCTGTTGATTTAATATTAAGTGATATTCAAATGCCAGATATTGATGGTTTTGAATTTTTAGAATATTTGAAAGGAATAGAACAAACAAAAAATATTCCTGTTATTTTTATTACTGGAATTTTTGATAACAGTGAATACAAAAAAAGAGGTTATGAACTAGGAGCCATTGAATATATTTCGAAACCCATTGATGATATTTTATTATCTTCCAAATTAAAAGTATATATAGATCTTTTTGATTCACAAAAACAACAAAGTCTTGAACTGCATAAAAAAGACGAAATCTTGCTGCATCAATCAAAAATGGCCACTATGGGAGAAATGATTGGCGTCATATCTCATCAACTAAAACAACCTCTTAATGTCATTTCTTTATATTGCAGTGATATAAAACTCTCTCATGAATACAATGAAATAAATGATGATTTTGTGAAAGAATTTGATATAAATACCAAAAAACAAATACACTTTATGAACGATACTATTAATGGTTTTATGAATTTTTTCAATCCCGATAAAGTAAAAAAAGAATTTTTATTAAAAAATGCCTTTGATGAAACCATAGAACTTTTATCTTCACAATTTAAAAACAATAATATAAATATTCATTGCCATATAACAGATCAAAAAGTATATGGGGTAGAAACAGAACTCGAGCAAGTTTTTTTAAATCTTCTTATTAATTCAAAAGATGCTTTTATAGAAAAAGATATAAAAAACAGAGAAATTCATATTAATGCACTTACAAAAGATGCTTATACTGTTGTAATATTTGAAGACAATGCAGGAGGAATCAAAGAAGAAAATATTGAGAAAATCTTTGACCCTTATTTTACAAATAAAGAAAAAGGCACGGGTACTGGCCTTTATTTGGTAAAACTAATTGTGCAAACAAGTTTTCAAGGCAAAGTAAAAGTACAAAATATAGTTTCTGGTTTAAAGTTTATATTTTTATTAGCCAATAAAAAAGACTAG
- a CDS encoding response regulator encodes MFNNDFLKKLSILYVEDDEMARNQLARTLNRLFKNVILANNGFDGLEKYIKAKKEGIKIDLILSDVNMPKLNGLEMLEEIRKIDNNIAIIYTTARTETEFLLKAIELHADHYVIKPIHLQDVINKIQKVCEKNYLEELIESKNKELQQYLNIINNVAAILKMDGNGKITFANQHFLEHFQCEKNEVLGESFENIIHKDMAKGFIDSMWTDIKKDEIWNKNIKYQNKENDFFYINSTVFKVYNENNIEYINIGFVSTKEVNEKREFHKKIIENVKNSSKEIKESKNEVQNLIIEKERYEFLIRKLKKSIEIENQKHLDESSQIKFYENELLSIDSRLDKRLIHKNKEIEDSLNDVKRVKDEKRLLLLDIHKLERKLEDSLTLISKLEKNEELSKKKIVDLKDVLEHREDQLKKLKPGIMV; translated from the coding sequence ATGTTTAATAATGATTTTTTAAAAAAACTTAGTATTTTGTACGTAGAAGATGATGAAATGGCCAGAAATCAGTTGGCAAGAACACTAAATAGATTATTTAAAAATGTCATTCTTGCTAACAATGGTTTCGATGGGCTTGAAAAATATATTAAAGCAAAAAAAGAGGGTATAAAAATTGATTTAATTTTATCTGATGTAAATATGCCTAAATTAAACGGCCTAGAAATGCTGGAAGAAATAAGAAAAATTGATAATAATATAGCTATTATTTATACCACGGCTAGAACTGAAACAGAGTTTCTTTTAAAAGCAATTGAGTTACATGCAGATCATTATGTGATAAAACCTATACATTTACAAGATGTAATAAATAAAATTCAAAAAGTGTGTGAAAAAAATTATTTAGAAGAATTAATTGAGAGTAAAAACAAAGAGTTACAACAGTATTTAAATATCATTAATAATGTAGCCGCTATTTTAAAAATGGATGGTAACGGAAAAATTACTTTTGCAAATCAGCATTTTTTAGAGCATTTTCAATGTGAAAAAAATGAAGTTTTAGGTGAAAGTTTTGAAAATATTATTCATAAAGATATGGCTAAAGGTTTTATTGATTCTATGTGGACAGATATTAAAAAAGATGAAATCTGGAATAAAAATATTAAATACCAAAATAAAGAAAATGACTTTTTTTATATAAATAGTACTGTTTTTAAAGTATATAATGAAAATAATATTGAGTATATCAATATAGGTTTTGTATCTACTAAAGAGGTCAATGAAAAAAGAGAATTCCATAAAAAAATCATTGAAAATGTTAAAAACAGTAGCAAAGAAATTAAGGAATCAAAAAACGAAGTTCAGAATTTAATAATAGAAAAAGAAAGATACGAATTCCTTATACGTAAACTTAAGAAGAGTATCGAAATTGAGAACCAAAAGCACCTTGATGAAAGCAGTCAAATTAAGTTTTATGAGAATGAATTATTAAGTATTGATTCCAGGTTAGACAAAAGATTGATACATAAAAACAAAGAGATAGAAGATAGTCTTAATGATGTTAAAAGAGTTAAAGATGAAAAAAGACTCTTACTTCTTGATATTCATAAACTAGAAAGAAAACTAGAAGACAGTTTAACTCTTATTTCTAAATTAGAAAAAAATGAAGAACTGTCTAAAAAAAAGATTGTAGATTTAAAAGATGTATTGGAACACAGAGAAGATCAATTGAAAAAATTAAAACCAGGTATTATGGTTTAA